One genomic segment of Hydra vulgaris chromosome 14, alternate assembly HydraT2T_AEP includes these proteins:
- the LOC136091032 gene encoding 52 kDa repressor of the inhibitor of the protein kinase-like — translation MYKSNLSNSDAVDQEFMFWKRKWSVIKPEGRPNTLAKAIKICEKNQYPNLFELLKIICTLPVTSAECERSFSVMRRFRTWLKARLTADRLGSLAIMNIHYNKIVDYKQISKLFFTLHPKKLYEKV, via the coding sequence ATGTATAAAAGTAATCTTTCAAACTCAGACGCTGTCGATCAAGAATTCATGTTTTGGAAAAGAAAATGGTCTGTTATTAAACCTGAGGGTAGGCCGAATACTCTAGCTAAAGCCATTAAAATCTGCGAAAAAAATCAATATCCTAATCTCTTTGAGCTTCTAAAGATCATATGTACACTACCCGTAACGTCCGCAGAATGTGAACGCAGCTTTTCAGTAATGCGAAGATTTAGAACATGGTTGAAAGCCAGATTGACTGCAGATAGACTTGGTTCATTAGCCATCATGAATATCcattacaataaaattgttgattataaacaaatttcaaaattattttttactttacatcctaaaaagttgtatgaaaaagtttag